Proteins encoded in a region of the Deferribacterota bacterium genome:
- a CDS encoding phosphatidylserine decarboxylase, whose translation VVARRVVFYPAVGDKITQGQKIGLIKFSSRVEHYIPDNFNICVNINEKTKGGITILAKRIN comes from the coding sequence AGTAGTTGCTCGAAGGGTTGTTTTTTATCCAGCAGTAGGAGATAAAATAACACAGGGACAGAAAATTGGTTTAATTAAATTTTCATCAAGGGTTGAGCACTATATACCTGATAATTTTAATATTTGTGTTAATATAAATGAAAAGACAAAAGGTGGTATTACAATTTTAGCAAAGAGAATAAACTAA